The Triticum urartu cultivar G1812 unplaced genomic scaffold, Tu2.1 TuUngrouped_contig_10380, whole genome shotgun sequence genomic sequence ATACATATTCCCAAGATAGGTGTTGGTCGACATATTGTGTTTATCAATAAGCATTTCCCACTTCTTCTCAAACTCCGTGACATCCATTACATCATTTATCAGAGAGTGGAACTCATGCTTGGAAGTGCTGTTCTTGCTGTACACGAAACCAAGCTTTTCCTTCGCACACTTGACGATGTGCCATTTGCACCAACGATGCCTTGTGTGTGGTAACACATTTTTGATAGCAGCCTCCATAGCTTTGCACTGATCTGAAAAAACAAAAAGGATGTGATGTCATGCACGTatcaaaaaaaaatcagaagcatGAGAATTTTTGCATGAGCAATGTTCACCAAAAAATGCATACCCGTCAACATGGTTTGTGGATGCTTGCCATTCATGGTTTCCACGAACGTTTTGAAAGCCCACTCAAAATCAACAATTGTCTCTTGACGCAGCAACACACCACCAAATATTGTAGACTGGAAGTGGTTGTTCACACCAACAAATAGGCCAAAAGGCATGTTATATAGATTTGTCCGGTAGGTTGTGTCAAAAGTCACCACATCGCCAAAGTGGGCATAATCTTCCCTGTTCTTACTAGTGCACCAAAGTATGCTTTTCACGCTTCCTTCTTTGTCGACATTTATCGACACCACCAAGTTTCCATCAGCGGCCCTCATATCCTGGAGAAGGCGTATCGTATCAGAAATGTCCTTCTTTGCTGATTCCTGAGACATCCTAGAGCACAAATACTTCAAAGTCTCCTTGCGATAAGGCGCAACACCAGGCTCACTATTGACCCCACATAATATATTGTAAATCTTCCCAA encodes the following:
- the LOC125526524 gene encoding protein FAR1-RELATED SEQUENCE 5-like yields the protein MFVNDHNHPLSEKCVEKRQWKSHNFIDPMTKAFIRNLTENNVSLGKIYNILCGVNSEPGVAPYRKETLKYLCSRMSQESAKKDISDTIRLLQDMRAADGNLVVSINVDKEGSVKSILWCTSKNREDYAHFGDVVTFDTTYRTNLYNMPFGLFVGVNNHFQSTIFGGVLLRQETIVDFEWAFKTFVETMNGKHPQTMLTDQCKAMEAAIKNVLPHTRHRWCKWHIVKCAKEKLGFVYSKNSTSKHEFHSLINDVMDVTEFEKKWEMLIDKHNMSTNTYLGNMYANREKWAKPYFTGVFCAGMTSTQRSESANHMLKKYIPRSSPMHLFVKQYNNLLRSRITDEGKEDFVTKMKRRVIKGGNPIEADASQIYTNAVYQRFE